In the genome of Mycteria americana isolate JAX WOST 10 ecotype Jacksonville Zoo and Gardens chromosome 7, USCA_MyAme_1.0, whole genome shotgun sequence, one region contains:
- the CPN2 gene encoding carboxypeptidase N subunit 2: MMPRSCRLVVYVLLGLGSLLVGGLSLPCPPTCQCYDTSKVFCSEEKMREIPAGLPGNATQLFFVETALSSVRSGALGSSTTLTKLVFLNNNIQELEAGAFRGLPSLAELDVSGNPLPVVSPGVLTVLPSLSKLSLGANAIRSLHPGLFAAAGRLQDLRLPGNKIEALPPGIFHPLRHLQTLDLSGNALAELPAGLLAPLTALRLLKLSNNFLVRVSPSAFGALGQLAELHLDGNRLKELPAGTFAGLGGLRRLQLQHNALGSLAPDIFSGLPNLTVLSLEGNRLAALPVALLASTPRLLHLSLARNQLETLPQGLFANLSALQTLALSHNAMVHLPAGVFQGLAGLAALQLSHNNLSSLPAGLLAGLPLLASLALDHNRLARLPPGLFDANEELVRVGLADNPWACDCRLAYLLGWLQGFAEPLTHAQASCASPATLQGQSLLEVPQGQLECPGERGNPAEEGWDGVPGKDAPGQCTYSNAEGTVSVACDATSCQWLSLRFPPLPPPGQTAGPGPAYQGAWALRSRCGTLQVSVLVTAQGGDEATSPGPPAAP, translated from the exons ATGATGCCACGCTCG TGCAGGCTGGTGGTCTacgtgctgctggggctggggtccctgcTGGTgggggggctgtccctgccctgccctcccaccTGCCAGTGCTACGACACCTCCAAAGTCTTCTGCTCGGAGGAGAAGATGCGGGAGATCCCAGCAGGCCTGCCAGGGAACGCCACCCAGCTCTTCTTCGTGGAGACGGCCCTGAGCAGTGTCCGCAGCGGGGCCCTGGGCTCCTCCACCACCCTCACCAAGCTGGTCTTCCTCAACAACAACATCCAAGAGCTGGAGGCCGGCGCCTTTCGGGGGCTGCCCAGCCTCGCTGAGCTGGATGTGTCAGGCAACCCCTTGCCGGTGGTCAGCCCGGGGGTGCTGACGGTGCTGCCCAGCCTCAGCAAGCTCTCCCTGGGTGCCAACGCCATCCGCTCCCTGCATCCGGGGCTCTTCGCCGCTGCCGGCCGCCTGCAGGACCTGCGCTTGCCAGGGAACAAGATCGAGGCACTGCCCCCAGGCATCTTCCACCCACTCCGGCACCTCCAGACCCTGGACCTCTCAGGAAATGCCCTGGCCGAGCTGCCGGCCGGACTGCTGGCCCCCCTCACTGCCCTCCGCCTCCTCAAGCTCAGCAACAACTTTCTGGTGCGGGTGTCCCCCAGCGCTTTTGGGGCACTGGGCCAGCTGGCCGAGCTGCACCTGGACGGCAACCGGCTGAAGGAGCTGCCGGCCGGCACCTTtgccgggctgggggggctgcggcggctgcagctgcagcacaacgccctgggcagcctggccccCGACATCTTCTCCGGTCTCCCCAACCTCACCGTCCTCAGCCTGGAGGGCAACCGCCTGGCCGCCCTGCCCGTCGCCCTCCTTGCCAGCACCCCTCGCCTCCTGCACCTCTCACTGGCCCGCAACCAGCTGGAGACGCTGCCCCAGGGACTCTTCGCCAACCTGTCGGCACTGCAGACCCTGGCACTCTCACACAACGCCATGGTCCATCTCCCTGCCGGGGTTTTccaggggctggcggggctggcggCACTGCAGCTGAGCCACAACAACCTCTCCAGCCTGCCGGCTGGGCTGCTGGCCGGGCTGCCCCTCCTGGCCTCCCTGGCGCTGGACCACAACCGCCTGGCCCGCCTGCCCCCGGGGCTCTTCGATGCCAACGAGGAGCTGGTGCGTGTGGGGCTGGCCGACAACCCCTGGGCCTGCGACTGCCGCCTGGCCTATCtcctgggctggctgcagggcttcGCCGAACCCCTCACCCACGCACAAGCCTCCTGCGCCAGCCCGGCCACCCTCCAGGGACAGTCGCTGCTGGAGGTCCCCCAGGGGCAGCTGGAGTGCCCGGGAGAGCGCGGCAACCCCGCGGAGGAGGGCTGGGATGGGGTGCCGGGGAAGGATGCTCCGGGGCAGTGCACCTACAGCAACGCCGAGGGCACCGTAAGCGTGGCCTGTGATGCCACGAGCTGCCAGTGGCTCAGCCTTcgcttccctcctcttcctcctcctgggcagacggcggggccggggccagcgtACCAGGGCGCCTGGGCGCTGCGCTCCCGCTGCGGCACGCTGCAGGTCAGCGTCCTCGTCACGGCACAGGGCGGGGATGAGGCCACATCTCCAGGTCCCCCCGCTGCGCCCTAG